The proteins below are encoded in one region of Nilaparvata lugens isolate BPH chromosome X, ASM1435652v1, whole genome shotgun sequence:
- the LOC120354688 gene encoding uncharacterized protein LOC120354688 yields the protein MNTQARAVWKCDSCKQDKNNPGQSSDINLKQFSSDIVENLRKEITDLKTFFTSKLDDLQTKLESINTKTDTIKTQIDTLTQEHNSLKLNFNNLEKENLENKKHVQRLEKEIHDLQQYTRKDNVEIVGIPETHGENLLAVMDAVAKSLNVEFKKDDLSIIHRMPTAKGSTSIVAKFCSRQKKMQWITAARQKKGIKTTDVCDKLPPSNVYVNEHLSPYYKGLLGKAKNLKKDKKLAYVWVRDCKVFVKKTESSRTKRIMSDEDLIVFQ from the coding sequence atgaacaCTCAAGCAAGAGCCGTGTGGAAATGTGATAGTTGTAAGCAGGACAAAAACAATCCAGGTCAGTCATCGGACATTAACTTGAAACAATTTTCCTCTGATATAGTAGAAAATTTACGAAAAGAAATAACCGATTTGAAAACATTCTTCACCTCGAAATTGGACGACCTACAAACAAAACTAGAATCTATCAACACCAAAACAGACActataaaaacacaaatagacaCTCTCACACAAGAACACAATAGCTTGAAACTCAACTTTAACAACCTCGAGAAAGAAAACttggaaaataaaaaacatgttcagagactagagaaagaaataCATGACCTGCAGCAATATACCAGGAAAGACAATGTTGAAATTGTAGGTATCCCCGAAACCCACGGTGAGAATTTACTGGCCGTCATGGATGCCGTCGCAAAATCGTTGAATGTGGAGTTTAAAAAGGACGACCTATCCATTATCCATCGGATGCCAACCGCAAAAGGATCCACTTCCATAGTGGCTAAATTCTGCTCCAGACAGAAGAAGATGCAATGGATCACCGCTGCGCGTCAAAAGAAAGGCATCAAAACAACCGATGTGTGCGATAAGCTGCCTCCTTCAAATGTCTATGTAAATGAACACCTCTCTCCCTACTACAAAGGACTACTAGGCAAAGCGAAAAATCttaaaaaagataaaaaacTAGCCTATGTCTGGGTTCGTGACTGTAAAGTTTTCGTGAAAAAAACTGAAAGTTCTCGCACAAAAAGAATCATGAGCGATGAGGACTTAATAGTATTTCAGTAA